AACAGATGTAGATATCCGTTTGGCCTTTAACAGATATTCCACATCCGTCGAAGGAAGTCGGATATTTGTTAAAGGCCAAACGAATATCTCACATCCGTTTTGGTCTTCGCAGACTCTGTTTAAGCGACAAACAATCCaaccaccaacaacaacaatgcATAAGCAACGATAAAACAACACAGATTCAAAACACACAAACAATAATACACTCTAAATTAAACTACCTAACATACAAACAAAGCTACAAAAGAATGGTGAAGAAAACCAACCTGGAGACGAAAACAAGCCGCAAATTAAAATAGGaagaagtaaaataaaaagaagtagggtttctaataaattaaaatatcctaaatgttaaaagtaaaaatgttttaatctAAGACTAGAATTGGAATTAAAAGAATTTGGGGAGGTGTAGGAAGTAGGATGTGGTGATGGAGGGAACAAACACTCTTCATTTCTTCATGCCACGGTtccttattttatctttagGCTTTCACTACCTCCACCTCACACGTTTTCTATTTGTATTCCCacctcttttatttattttatttgggctTTATCTTTCTGCACCCCACTTTTCTCTTATACACTccactttattttaattgtattttgggttttctcttttacttttgtaacatttgttttaattttcataacCTTAACCCTCTTATTGTTAGGCACCCGTGTTTTGCATATCTAcaccaatatatatattttaaaataaattaataataataataataaataaaaataataaaaaacgtacaaaataaaatctggaatttttttttttctcatgctTTTTCCGGGCATCTGTATGGTTGTCGCATTGTATTATATGAAATCtttcaagaaagaaagaagTGAATTTACATGCCTCTGCATTGTCTTATGTCCAATacttgtttttgaaaaatatttttttttcacatttcttTTTGAGTGTagatatgaaaaaataatgGTATAATTACTTGTATGATAATTAGTGTCCTATATGATATCatagtttataatataaaataccaaaatatataattttcaaaattaaaaatatcaacaatCAAAATAGTTTCCAAGAATTAcgtaattttctatttttcattatgaataaaaaaaagtaagctAATTTTTCGCGggtctaaaattaaaaaaaatattttgtagaatgtttttttctaacattttctggaaaataaacattttgaaaaatcaCATACTtccatatttaattaaaaaatgttgtaaaagctaatatttttttacatgtaaTCAATTTTCGTACTTAAAACcacaatttttatttgtatggtttttctataatttttcaaaattaactaTTGTACCGACTTCCaaatttttattgtctttttggTTGTCTTGTCACAAGtttaattgtaaaagaaaatataaagacaattgaaatatttttaaatttgattttttattaattttaatattttcaaaaaataattttttatttcgttAACTATGTTTCATTTATGTttgcaaaattatttaatgcttgaaaagataaaaaaatcaatgtctaaaattaaattattattaatttaattaatagtatataaaaatgatctaattaaaatttagaagacaaaaagtaaaaaacatttaaaaatatttttaagttttattacttttttataattttttaaaaatagtttagtcACATTAACCCAAATAGAGTTTCAATTTTAACTCGTAGAGTTGTGTCAACTAAGTtgaataatttcatatcaaGTCAAATCATGTTATATTAAATCCAGTCTAGGTGGAACTGTTTGAACTTGTTCAGagtttattttagttatgatTCAAATCTATTTGTTTTTCCAAAaatcttatttccaaaaatttatttctaaagatttttagaataaataatcCAGAAATCACCGTTATAAAGGGTAAAAGGACCACTTCAACAACTATGCTTGTTAATGTTACAGTGGAAACCTCTTACACCAACTAAACCTAACATTTCAAGTAACAACTTGGAAATGAAACACTAAAAAAACCCAAACCTTAGCTTCACCAAAAATTACCAAATTGGCTATAGTTGTTGCTGTTAAAAATCTTATCAACCAcaaaaaaacagttttaaagttttttattttcctcttCTAGGGTGTTCTAGTTAAATGCAATGGCAAAAAATAGACAAAGTTGAGTTTTGTCACCAgccaaaccacaaaaacaaattttttaattaatgctTAGGGGACCATTTCATACAGTGAATATTCATTTCATAAATTGCCCAACGCTGctatttcaaacaaataaatagtTTGCCCAAATTCACATGAAGAATAGTGTGCAGTTAATGTTGACATTTTTTAAACAGATATCATCCATTAAAAcgaaatataaaatacaatttaatagTATCACAGTTACATCACATTTCGtttcaagaaaattattttatttatttttaatttgttaatgagaaaaaaaaatcccttttagttatattttctgttttatctttttttttatatataaaaattgttttctttaaaaaagtACATATTGAAGACAAAATATTGGCAATTGCATTGCATGAAGAAGATAACATCGTAACGAAGATTATTAGCATTGTTGTATAGCCATGGAAAAACAATGGATTTGGAGAACATCACGTGTTGCTATGGTGATTGGGTTTGAAATTCACCACTTGAAAGGAAAAGACTTATTCTTTATTCTGATTTAAAATTCAAACTACTATAGCATAGCTACAAAAAGTAGGAGAAAAACCTTCCTTACATAGTGCCAATTGGTAAGTAAAGCTAATTATTGCTTCAAGAGCATGGATTCAAGCCCAACTACTACTCCCCAAACTCATTCTTTAAATGCACAAGCAATGCTACCAGGAATATGGTGTGACCTACAAAACtagtattttgaatttaattatagtATTCAAACTAAAACTACATCTAATACCTTatattttctacatttttaacattaaaaagaTAATTGTTAAGAAATATactttatacttaattttaaaaaatagaatttgtaaaataagatgtatatttatttttatattttaaactgattttatttttaattaattatgtagaACTTCGAACATGAAATATGATTTTCATTAActaaatcattattttaatactgtGTTCGAGAGCAAGCGTTAGAACCATTAGGTCAAGAAAAAAAACCAAAGGTACTGATGGAATATTACATTTTGGAAAATTAATGTAACAATCTACCACATTACGTACCAAACTTCAAACCTAACAGTAACTCTTCTTTCCCAAACGGATATAATAACGTTGgcctttgttttttgttttttttttttcactttgtttATGTCTGTTCCATCCATCAAACAATGTGCTAGCCGTTATTGGTAGCTTACAGACAAAAAAGTCGTTTACCTTTTGTTCTTGGGATGATTATGCATGGATGTAGAATGAGAGAGAAACATATTTGAATGTTTAAACTATATAAACCACAATATATTGAAAAACTTGCCATATTCTACTGCACCACCTAAAAAATATAGACTATAATATTTCAATACTAAACATTCCTTAACATGTGATAGAAGAGTTACTGTTCAATACgataaaaaaaagttctaaTAATCTGATAATCTGAATACGTAAAACCATTACTCGTTGTACTTTCAACTTTTACCTAAAGAAGAGAGTAAACTTAATAACTCAAATAGGTAATATGTGTATTTATATCACTCTAACCATCATGAAAATTTTGAACATTAACATAGATAATTCATTATCACAAATTTGACTCgtaagaaaatattatagtaTATCTACTTTAATCTTACAAAACTAATTCATACAATATagatttacttttataattataaattaaccttattcatcttattttttttgttaatatgaatattcaattattgaaaaatggtcatttttttatgaatattacTTCTCTTTTGGCAATAAattgaatgaatatataataagaaatcATAAGCATTTgttgagaaaaatagaaagtttATATGTAATAGTTACATTGCTTTAAACCATTCAGTTTTGAGTGCAGTTAAAAATGTATTccatttcaatttaaatttaaacaaagaaCTATCAATTCACAATTctatttatattcaaatatatataccTAATTCAACTGTTTCATTCATTACAAAGGAAACTCCTACCCTTCCTTTCAATTAATGATATGCCCTTTTATGGAAATATTGTACTGAATTTTACTAATACTAGGGCAGAGACAATAACTTAGTGTCtctctatttttaaaataaaaaagaagaaaaataaaatagttgaagattatataaatgtaaatcAAATATAAGGATAGGAGGAAcgaaagaaaataacaatataagaataataaaacgataactatataatttaaaagagaataataaaaatttaaaagtgtgTCAAAGATATACGGTTTCCACACATAAAAAACTCGAGCATACAAAATCTTGTCAATCTAGATATTGTATATTTGTATGCAACAAATCAagatattcaattttgtttattgAAGTATTCTTGCGTATTTGCGTGTgtatttagatattaatttgctttatttaaaattgtaattgaaGTGCATTGCAGTTGTTTATAAGATcagataaaattcaaaaatatgaattaaaaatatatagcaaaagagtttataaattataagagTTATTCAcaattagtttttaataataaaagtaaaaaaaaaattataaaataaaagttataagtatctgtttaaaagaatttgatatgaaaacagagaaaataaaaatgaaatatagcCATTTATACAAAATCTAGCCATTTTTGAAGCAATCGACAAGCTAACTAAAACAAGTGATGTGAtacaaaagatatttttatagttattcCTGAAGATTTATGTTCGATAAATGATACGAATATGAAACAAGTACACGAGTAGGAAACtaattagataataaattaagtaatttgaaaataatatacacatattttatttgtaatagataaggaaaagaatagaaaactaTATCAAcgtaaagaatttaaaatattgaaagtttgtaagaatattttacattttcattgtcataaaaataaatgttgataaaatataaagattttgaggtaatttataaatcatatttaataaaaattttaaaagtacaaTATAGAGagagtaattattaaaattctaaaaggtaaacaaaaaatttctaTGGAGAAGCATATAGTATTATTCACTATTATTAAACAGAAATTAGAAAGTGTAATATATAGTGGGAGTAAAACAAAAGGTCAaacaagtttaaattatttagtattattttgaaCGTAAGCACAAATTTGAGTTATTCAGAGAGCGAAAGCCAGAGAGACGTTGGTATGTCATGTGATGTGGCACTTCACACTTCAAATTTGGAAAAcacagagagagaaagagagagagcaAGAAACCATAACAACTGTTCAGTAACACAAACCTTTTCCCCAAAAGCTAACGTTGTTCTTCATTTCATCGTCTTTTCCACGGTGCTGTGTCCACAGCAACCTCAACGGTCCCTTCAGACACGATAATCTATAAAACCCACCTCCCAACTTCCTTTGTTTTTCAAACTTCTTCACTGTTACGGCAGAAACTGTTACTGTCGCTGTGTTGGGACATGCTGGAGGAGAGTGAGCCATCACTGGAGtgattttcattcaaaaagcAAGGCTTTTCTGCTGGGGGAAAGTTGTTCAAGATGGAGGCTTTATGCAACAGGGATGAAAattttcagaagaaaaaaagacgGGCTTCCTTCTTCTGCCACTGATTCGACTCAAGAGCTCAAAGGATGTGCTTCTCCCCCTCTTGGTTGGCCTATTCGGAAGGCTACATTCTCCAAATGCCGCAAATCagatgagaaagaaaatgaaccTGTTACTCACTTGGAAGACACGAAATTTACCAGCATCAGTTCAAAAATGCCAGGTAAGTCGGGACTAGAATATTTTCTGTACTGAAAGACtggaaaaagttgaaaaattcactctcaatttttgaattttgatgatTCTGTGAAGGCTGGGAAAAGATTGAAAGATTATCATTTCAACTTTGGTGGGTTTTGTTGTTAGTATTTATTTGGCCTTTTTCTAACTATGGGAAATAATTTTGGATCAGGAATCGATGCAATGAAAGAAAAGTTTGCAAAATTACTGCTTGGGGAAGATATGTCAGGATCTGGGAAAGGAGTCTGCAGTGCTTTGGCTATCTCAAATGCCATTACAAATCTGTGTGGTATGCTTTGTCTACAACGCAGGCTGGATtgacaaaattttcaatttttcctttAATGGTTTGAATTTAAATGTTGTTAagataatgtttttaattcaaatttaatgcAACTTGTAGCCACTGTATTTGGGCAATTATGGAGACTAGAACCTGTTCCgtgtgaaaagaaagaaatgtggCGGAGGGAGATGGAATGGCTTGTAAGTGTTAGTGATCACATTGTTGAGTTAATACCTTCTTGGCAGACATTTCCGGATGGAAGTAAGCTAGAGGTATAATTGGATTGAATTCTCATATACGacttcaattttcttttcaatgaaGAGCTCTCTACTTTGTAAGTAATTAATACTAAAACAAGTTTTTCGATTGTGATGTTTATATATTGTGCAGGTAATGACTTGCAGACCAAGGTCAGATCTTTTTATGAATCTTCCAGCTCTGCGCAAACTCGACAACATGCTTCTTGTGAGTGTTGAATCTTATTCTTTCATGGCGTGCTAGTAGAGTAGTTGCTGGTAGAGAAACTGCTCTGACATTCTCATGTAAACTTATCTTTATCACAGGAAATTTTAGATGGTTGCAAAGATATGGAATTTTGGTATGTTGACCAAGGAATTGTAGCCCAAGATGCAGAGGGTTCAGCTTCATTTTGCAAAAGAATTCAGAGACAAGAGGATAAGTGGTGGCTCCCTGTACCTCGTGTGCCTCCTGCTGGCCTCAGTGAGAACTCGAGAAAGCAGTTGAATCACACAAGAGAATGTGCAAGCCAAATTCTAAAAGCTGCCATGGCTATCAACAATGGTGCTTTAGCTGAAATGGAAGTTCCTGAGTCATACTTGGAAACTCTTCCCAAGGTATGAGTATCTTCCACATAAATAGAAGTTGATGTAGTATATGATGAAGACAAATGATGAAAAAGTAAGTTTTTTTAGTGTCAACCAAATAGAAATCATCTTGGATATTAAAATCAAAGTAGTTATCACACATCTATGATTAGATGAGAACCTAAATAACTTTTAGACAATCACTCTGTCACGATATTCTAAATGAAATTCCACTGCAAGTAAACGATCATAGAACGTGTAATCAGCTTTGTTTGATCATGAGCTTAAAGGAGCAACATGTATCATTCATCTAAAATATAGTATACTATATGCATTGCTAATATCTTGTTCAAGTTCTCTGCTGACTTATATGACCTTGCGGTGAAACTTAAATTggttttcacaaagggtttttcTAACATAGTTGATTCATTGTTAAACTTTCAGAATGGAAGAACTTGCTTGGGGGATTTTGTTTACCATTACATTACATCAGAGAAATTCTCTCCAGAGTGTCTGCTGGATTGCCTAGACCTCTCCTCGGAGCATGTGGCACTAGAGATTGCAAACCGTGTTGAAGCCTCAATATATGTGTGGCGTAGAAGAGCTCACTCTAAACCCCCACCTAATCCTAACCGTTCAACTACAAA
This window of the Vigna angularis cultivar LongXiaoDou No.4 chromosome 7, ASM1680809v1, whole genome shotgun sequence genome carries:
- the LOC108337097 gene encoding LOW QUALITY PROTEIN: rop guanine nucleotide exchange factor 5-like (The sequence of the model RefSeq protein was modified relative to this genomic sequence to represent the inferred CDS: inserted 2 bases in 1 codon), which codes for MEALCNRDENFQKKKRRASXSSATDSTQELKGCASPPLGWPIRKATFSKCRKSDEKENEPVTHLEDTKFTSISSKMPGIDAMKEKFAKLLLGEDMSGSGKGVCSALAISNAITNLCATVFGQLWRLEPVPCEKKEMWRREMEWLVSVSDHIVELIPSWQTFPDGSKLEVMTCRPRSDLFMNLPALRKLDNMLLEILDGCKDMEFWYVDQGIVAQDAEGSASFCKRIQRQEDKWWLPVPRVPPAGLSENSRKQLNHTRECASQILKAAMAINNGALAEMEVPESYLETLPKNGRTCLGDFVYHYITSEKFSPECLLDCLDLSSEHVALEIANRVEASIYVWRRRAHSKPPPNPNRSTTKSSWEIVKDFMADGDKRELLAERAENVLVSLKQKYPGLTQTTLDTSKIQCNKDVGKSILESYSRVLESMAFNIVARIDDLLYVDDLTKHSDRFPLVPMTVSVSGTPHKAVGTPSFSPAPSLISPARGERSPFLNNNINNNNNNNNIKPQRRGFGVRRVLSNYLGAESKETKNFSSSTVVVNGSNPSCNKREQAEHHKKPHAMNGKTK